From Camelina sativa cultivar DH55 chromosome 20, Cs, whole genome shotgun sequence, the proteins below share one genomic window:
- the LOC104769789 gene encoding probable galacturonosyltransferase 14, which produces MQLHISPSMRSITISSSNEFIDLMKIKVAARHISYRTLFHTILILAFLLPFVFILTAVVTLEGVNKCSSIDCLGRRIGPRLLGRVDDSERLARDFYKILNEVSTQEIPDGLKLPNSYSQLVSDMKNNHYDAKTFALVLRAMMEKFERDMRELKFAELMNKHFAASSIPKGIHCLSLRLTDEYSSNAHARRQLPSPEFLPVLSDNTYHHFILATDNILAASVVVSSAVQSSSKPEKIVFHIITDKKTYAGMHSWFALNSVAPAIVEVKGVHQFDWLTRENVPVLEAVESHNGVRNYYHGNHVAGANLTETTPRTFASKLQSRSPKYISLLNHLRIYIPELFPNLDKVVFLDDDIVVQGDLSPLWDIDLGGKVNGAVETCRGEDEWVMSKRLRNYFNFSHPLIAKHLDPEECAWAYGMNVFDLQAWRKTNIRETYHSWLRENLKSNLTMWKLGTLPPALIAFKGHVHIIDSSWHMLGLGYQNMTNIGNVKQAAVIHYNGQSKPWLEIGFEHLRPFWTKYVNYSNDFIKNCHILE; this is translated from the exons ATGCAGCTTCACATATCGCCTAGCATGAGAAGCATCACGATTTCGAGCAGCAATGAGTTTATTGACTTGATGAAGATCAAGGTCGCAGCTCGTCACATCTCTTACCGAACTCTCTTCCACACCATCTTAATCCTCGCTTTCTTGTTGCCTTTTGTCTTCATCCTCACCGCTGTTGTTACCCTCGAAGGTGTCAACAAGTGCTCCTCCATTG attgtttagGGAGGCGGATAGGTCCACGTCTTCTTGGTAGGGTAGATGATTCAGAG AGACTAGCTAGagacttttataaaattctaaacgaAGTAAGCACTCAAGAGATTCCAGATGGTTTGAAGCTTCCCAATTCTTATAGTCAACTTGTCTCGGATATGAAGAATAACCACTATGATGCAAAAACATTTGCTCTTGTGCTGCGAGCCATG ATGGAGAAGTTTGAACGGGATATGAGGGAATTAAAATTTGCAGAACTTATGAACAAGCACTTCGCAGCAAGTTCCATTCCCAAAGGCATTCATTGTCTCTCTTTAAGACTGACAGATGAATATTCCTCCAATGCTCATGCTCGTAGACAGCTTCCTTCACCAGAGTTTCTCCCTGTTCTTTCAGATAATACTTACCACCATTTTATTCTGGCTACGGACAATATTTTGGCTGCCTCAGTGGTGGTCTCATCCGCTGTTCAGTCATCTTCAAAACCCGAGAAAATTGTCTTTCACATTATCACAGACAAGAAGACATATGCGGGTATGCATTCATGGTTTGCACTAAATTCTGTTGCACCAGCTATCGTTGAGGTTAAAGGTGTTCATCAGTTTGACTGGTTGACGAGAGAGAATGTTCCGGTATTGGAAGCTGTGGAAAGCCATAATGGTGTCAGGAACTATTATCATGGGAATCATGTCGCTGGGGCAAACCTCACAGAAACAACTCCTCGAACATTTGCTTCAAAATTGCAGTCTAGAAGTCCAAAATACATATCTTTGCTCAACCATCTTAGAATATATATTCCAGAG CTTTTCCCGAACTTGGACAAGGTGGTATTTTTAGACGATGATATAGTTGTTCAGGGAGACTTGAGTCCGCTTTGGGATATTGACCTTGGTGGTAAGGTCAATGGAGCAGTAGAAACTTGCCGGGGTGAAGATGAATGGGTGATGTCAAAGCGTTTAAGGAATTACTTCAATTTCTCTCACCCGCTCATAGCAAAGCATTTAGATCCGGAAGAATGTGCTTGGGCATATGGTATGAATGTCTTTGATCTGCAAGCTTGGAGGAAGACAAATATCAGAGAAACGTATCACTCTTGGCTTAGAGAG AATCTAAAGTCGAATTTGACAATGTGGAAGCTTGGAACCCTGCCTCCTGCTCTTATCGCGTTCAAGGGTCACGTCCACATAATAGACTCATCATGGCATATGCTTGGATTGGGCTATCAGAACATGACCAACATTGGAAATGTGAAGCAAGCTGCAGTGATCCACTACAATGGCCAATCGAAGCCATGGCTCGAGATCGGTTTCGAACATCTACGGCCGTTCTGGACAAAATACGTTAACTACTCAAATGATTTTATCAAGAATTGTCACATCTTGGAGTAG